A window of Salvelinus sp. IW2-2015 unplaced genomic scaffold, ASM291031v2 Un_scaffold65, whole genome shotgun sequence contains these coding sequences:
- the LOC112068059 gene encoding sodium channel protein type 8 subunit alpha-like yields the protein MAAPGLAPPGPDSFKLFTPESLLTIEERQFQEKIKKKPKPKSDSSHREEEEEEPMPNGDLEAGKSLPFIYGDIPNGLVAVPLEDLDPYYMNEK from the coding sequence ATGGCCGCGCCCGGTCTCGCACCCCCAGGACCTGACAGCTTCAAGCTGTTCACCCCCGAGTCGCTCCTTACTATCGAGGAGCGCCAATTCCAGGAGAAGATCAAGAAAAAGCCCAAGCCCAAGTCTGACAGCAGTCACCgcgaggaagaagaggaagaacccATGCCCAATGGTGATCTGGAGGCGGGGAAgtccctccctttcatctacgGGGACATCCCTAATGGGCTGGTGGCGGTACCACTGGAGGACTTGGACCCTTATTATATGAATGAGAAA